From the genome of Tachysurus vachellii isolate PV-2020 chromosome 2, HZAU_Pvac_v1, whole genome shotgun sequence, one region includes:
- the jmjd1cb gene encoding probable JmjC domain-containing histone demethylation protein 2C isoform X1 yields MAVVVEARPELVGKRFLCVSGEAPPELAEIVHWPWRVGVIRAVSHRDTDNPELTVYVEFDDLEWEKREWVKVYEDFQIFLLEQQLVWAKRKEGSQLQGTRGKQIQWPALTFKPLVGKSVLGSITAVEFFSDRQLDFLTDDGACQPYQDEVDNLSPVLRDNPQLHEEVKSWVKDQKVQEIFMQGPYSLNGYRVRVYRQDSATQWFTGIITHHDLFSRTMVVMNDQVLEPQNVDPSMVQMTFLDNVVHSLLKGENIGITSRRRSRSSQNSNTAHQTTGGRPSGNTGSTQGHYTRAQANSPRPVMNSSGSATKQGSQAQQQQSQHAQQQVSQQHQQQLQSSPGQQRLSRSTRRKGSDSSIPDDEKIKEEKMDSGGGRGDVTRNKSKQMVSKRRKAEDEEKKAGLKRIKMEASDLSESSDSENSNKRHLDSSSEPCSENELKSKGSLKASEEEENSQSCKDLEEPDANSRMSPWEEESTVDKIVKPTAMEVVPSAKSEHTGERRSPVRPSLQPPPSPCAHPQNLGPAEVHGCIVEIKSTVKTLPKDHFSTGAQRTHTPKCVIDITEDSSSHPTTRENLEAVSALLASQKHETFVPEARHVVLNPSVSECRKPEGELQHQLGQNLGSKIEFANSEVIRPVASVSESAAVAEREREKIQQQYPSIMPCIKNASLAEDVRKPQKLSSSPDVAKSKSNPSPDIFNPKCNPSPDAMKSKTHSVLEAMKPKPNTSPEVTKHKGRHNDNPPSTVARLSAKSDAEIPRSSFKPVPARTNPSESTKSPLIVDKNEHFTVYRDPALVRPEAKNNHVTYLPPHLHPLHSSSHATCLTPSSHHHSHLLPASSLSPHPSVHHPLLPTVLPAIPPTSLLGGHPRLDSGGLSHLALAHHHSHQQQQFLQQQPPPPLLPQTHGGAGYNQLGLYPIIWQYHNGTQHSYPPGLSLPGSKWVHPENAVNSDVSLPRNTSSPWIHQPTPVSSADSLGILSHVPGRPASADPHRPLKITSHSSPPLSKTSADHHKGELESKVFVDPMRGLVTAHLKQEPDRSRTPNSIELQRLYMDSSHIKQQTQPPRLPLDNPDRAIKYKEENRRILQESIEVAPFTAKIRSGELEREPYARIPSLPISGPPKENEHSSSDLYKYKHSAVQSLPQSNYFTTLSNSVVNEPPRLYPSKELTSLSVSSPLPLGSYTSSRGSAKSLSKPPPLIKHQPEGEGLVGKISEQLSQQVALNPLSTTAAASERHSPAVSPSNQLRSMPALHRAPVFHPPTQQTLDRKEAGCGRLSPPTLTPIQPVSVAGKVSEQQKPPTLLPELREVKSSVELGSSESWRSDSQNHDKTAQWHSDKSEGKPQAATASVIVRSRTCIKYDSSPGSKTGTKETSVSRPHTGKNQLDCTKLTETREPGRVIQQNTNREDFFLQYKKNFVRVSHGSFPSSAVAVVNSKCNSSTDVTTSASAASTYNALSRGTTELPYSTPAAQGSCNINRLDGPVPKCRTPTGPELQECNARTSSPSGQLLQPGLSPAPQPYSGNFIHLKKHKAALAAAQSRGSSSASESEGSSRSSQESPTIINQDRASPGNPASKACPLPNGQSSQMNQPNYHKLKKAWLTRHSEEDRNTNKVEKMPDAVSEIIKPCTVNLVASTSSDAEIGKDGKCLEDKMSLEERKPRRGPSKRPHDSGSDSGDDSDGSDSKQEQRAKRQPKPTYKKKQNDMQKKKGENEKDEDDIKPNGIFRSAKEKTKLKLASSNGIPRSVLKDWRKVKKLKQTGESFLQDDSCSEIGPNLQKCRECRSIRTKKGEEPTHSPVFCRFYYFRRLSYSKNGVIRIDGFSYPDQHDEEALSLWAPDACEENDLDLETSKYILSYIGDKFCQLVMSEKTAATWIKKDAKIAWKRAVRGVRESCDACEATLFNIHWVCQKCGFVVCLDCYKAKEKKNSKDKELYTWLKCVKGQPHDHKHLMPTQIIPGTVLTDVVNAMHMLREKFGIKGHCTCANKQNILNKLPSTNGVSQVLQNVLNHSNKLSLCKPEACQHNLGQKVEANGGSSPASDTSTDSKLTPPESQSPLHFLADLAEQKSREEKKENKESVVGKVKEENSDALETLHCKASSLVANSTEQGSTLRDLLTTTAGKLRLGSTDAGIAFAPVYSTASQTGKSRTMPNILDDIIASVVENKIPADRSTKQSPKAKPQEEAKTEKKLAEDMPEQHADIPHCWLHDRRLLWLKDHRNNNNWKLFRECWKQGQPVLVSGVHKKLNASLWKAEAFSQEFADHQGDLLNCKDGVVSNSGIKEFWDGFDDLTKRPKSRDGEAIVYRLKDWPSGEEFMALMPSRYDDLMKNLPLPEYSDPEGNLNLASHLPSFFVRPDLGPRLCCAYGVASSQEQDFGTANLHMEVSDVVSVLVYVGVAKGNGVLSKTGVLKRLEEEDLDDNVKKRLKDSSETPGALWHVYASKDLEKVKEFLHKISKEQGVEMPPEHDPIREPGWYLSRKQRQRLLEEHSIQGSTIVQFLGDSVLVPAGALHQVQNLHSCIQVINDFVSPEHVVHSFHLTQELRSSKEEINYEDKLQVKNIFYHCVKDAVGTLKRCSAEAQEEEEASS; encoded by the exons GATGAAGTGGACAACTTGAGTCCTGTTCTCAGGGACAATCCACAGCTTCATGAAGAAGTGAAAAGCTGGGTAAAAGACCAAAAGGTGCAGGAAATATTTATGCAAG GTCCCTATTCTTTAAATGGATACCGCGTACGTGTTTACAGGCAAGACTCAGCCACCCAGTGGTTCACGGGCATCATTACTCATCACGACCTCTTCAGCCGCACTATGGTTGTGATGAATGATCAG GTACTAGAGCCTCAGAACGTTGATCCCTCTATGGTACAGATGACCTTTCTGGACAATGTGGTCCATTCTTTGTTGAAAGGAGAAAATATAGGCATCACATCCAGAAGGAGATCACGCTCTAGCCAGAATAGCAACACTGCCCAC CAGACCACAGGAGGGAGACCAAGTGGCAACACAGGAAGCACTCAG GGTCATTACACACGTGCCCAGGCCAACAGTCCCAGACCGGTGATGAACTCATCAGGCTCTGCTACCAAGCAGGGTTCACAGGCCCAGCAGCAACAGTCCCAGCATGCTCAGCAGCAGGTATCCCAGCAGCACCAACAACAGCTGCAGTCATCACCAGGGCAACAGCGCTTGTCCCGATCAACGCGTAGGAAGGGATCAGACAGCAGCATCCCAGATGATGAGAAGATCAAAGAGGAAAAGATGGACTCTGGAGGTGGAAGAGGAG ATGTTACAAGGAACAAATCAAAACAGATGGTGAGCAAACGGAGgaaagctgaagatgaagagaagaagGCTGGCCTTAAACGGATAAAGATGGAGGCATCAGATCTTTCAGAGAGCAGCGACTCTGAGAACTCCAATAAGAGGCACCTGGACTCATCCTCAGAACCATGCTctgaaaatgaactgaaaagTAAGGGCAGTTTAAAAGccagtgaggaagaggagaattCCCAGAGCTGCAAGGATCTAGAGGAACCTGATGCCAATAGCAGGATGTCACCCTGGGAGGAGGAATCTACTGTAGATAAGATTGTCAAGCCAACAGCCATGGAAGTGGTGCCCTCTGCCAAGAGCGAACATACAGGGGAGAGGAGGTCCCCGGTACGGCCTTCCCTACAGCCCCCTCCCAGCCCCTGTGCACACCCTCAGAACTTAGGTCCTGCTGAGGTTCACGGGTGCATTGTGGAAATAAAAAGCACTGTGAAAACTCTCCCCAAGGATCATTTTAGCACAGGGgcacaaagaacacacacaccaaagtgtgtaaTTGACATCACAGAGGACTCTAGCTCCCACCCAACAACCAGAGAGAACTTAGAGGCTGTGTCTGCCCTTTTGGCCTCTCAGAAACATGAAACTTTTGTCCCTGAAGCCAGACATGTTGTGCTAAACCCCTCAGTCTCTGAATGCAGGAAGCCAGAGGGTGAGCTGCAGCATCAGTTAGGCCAGAACTTGGGCAGCAAGATAGAATTTGCCAACTCTGAGGTTATCCGACCTGTGGCTTCGGTAAGCGAATCAGCTGCTGTGGccgaaagagaaagggagaaaatacAGCAGCAGTACCCTTCAATCATGCCTTGCATCAAGAATGCTTCCCTTGCTGAAGATGTTCGAAAACCACAGAAACTTAGCTCATCACCAGATGTGGCCAAGTCCAAGTCCAACCCTTCACCTGACATCTTTAATCCTAAGTGCAATCCCTCTCCTGACGCTATGAAGTCGAAAACCCACAGTGTCCTGGAGGCCATGAAGCCTAAACCAAACACTTCCCCTGAAGTGACCAAACACAAAGGACGACACAATGACAACCCCCCATCCACTGTTGCCCGGTTGTCTGCTAAGTCAGATGCAGAAATCCCACGCTCCAGCTTCAAGCCTGTTCCTGCTCGAACTAATCCCTCTGAGTCCACCAAGAGCCCTCTGATCGTTGACAAAAATGAGCACTTTACAGTGTATCGTGACCCAGCACTGGTGCGGCCTGAGGCCAAGAACAACCATGTTACTTACCTTCCTCCCCACCTCCATCCACTCCACAGCTCCTCTCACGCTACTTGCCTGACACCTAGCTCACACCACCACTCCCACCTATTACCTGCATCTTCCCTGAGCCCACACCCTTCGGTGCACCACCCCTTGCTTCCCACCGTGTTGCCTGCCATTCCACCGACGTCCCTGCTGGGTGGCCACCCTCGCCTTGACTCAGGTGGACTCAGTCATCTGGCTCTAGCTCATCACCACTCACACCAGCAACAACAGTTTTTGCAACAGCAACCGCCCCCACCGCTGCTGCCCCAGACACATGGTGGAGCTGGCTACAACCAGCTGGGCCTATACCCCATCATTTGGCAGTACCATAATGGCACGCAGCATTCCTATCCTCCTGGACTTAGCCTGCCTGGGTCAAAGTGGGTGCATCCAGAAAATGCTGTGAACTCAGATGTTAGCCTGCCAAGG AACACCTCCAGCCCCTGGATCCATCAGCCCACCCCTGTGAGCTCAGCAGACAGCCTAGGGATTCTGAGCCATGTCCCAGGTAGACCAGCCAGTGCTGACCCCCACAGGCCCCTTAAAATCACATCACACTCCAGCCCTCCACTCTCTAAAACATCTGCAGATCATCATAAAgg GGAGTTGGAAAGTAAGGTTTTTGTAGATCCTATGCGTGGCCTGGTAACAGCCCATCTGAAGCAGGAGCCAGACCGAAGCCGGACACCCAACAGTATAGAGTTGCAGCGTCTCTACATGGATTCATCTCACATAAAGCAGCAGACACAGCCTCCCCGCCTGCCACTGGACAACCCAGACCGGGCCATTAAGTACAAGGAGGAGAACCGCCGCATTCTACAGGAGAGTATTGAGGTGGCCCCCTTTACTGCCAAGATCCGGTCAGGAGAGCTAGAGCGTGAGCCCTATGCTCGCATTCCCTCCCTCCCCATTAGTGGACCACCTAAGGAGAATGAACATTCTTCCTCTGATCTTTATAAGTACAAGCACTCTGCTGTTCAATCACTTCCGCAGAGCAACTATTTCACCACCCTGTCCAACAGTGTGGTGAATGAGCCACCCCGTCTCTATCCTTCCAAAGAGCTCACCTCCCTTTCTGTTTCAAGTCCCCTGCCTCTGGGCTCCTACACCAGTAGCAGAGGCAGTGCAAAGTCCCTGTCCAAGCCTCCCCCACTCATCAAGCACCAGCCAGAGGGTGAGGGCCTGGTGGGGAAGATCAGCGAGCAGCTCAGTCAACAGGTGGCCCTGAACCCCCTCAGTACCACAGCAGCAGCCAGTGAACGCCACAGTCCAGCTGTCTCACCCTCAAACCAACTCAGGAGCATGCCTGCCCTGCACAGGGCACCTGTCTTTCATCCGCCCACCCAGCAAACACTGGACCGCAAGGAGGCTGGCTGCGGTCGCCTCTCCCCGCCCACACTCACCCCCATTCAGCCAGTCAGTGTGGCTGGGAAGGTATCAGAGCAACAGAAGCCCCCCACTCTGCTGCCAGAGCTCAGGGAGGTGAAGAGCAGTGTAGAGCTGGGTTCCAGTGAGTCATGGAGGTCTGACTCACAGAACCATGATAAAACAGCTCAGTGGCACTCAGACAAAAGTGAAGGGAAGCCACAGGCAGCCACAGCCTCTGTTATTGTTCGCTCTAGAACCTGCATTAAGTATGACAGCTCACCGGGCTCTAAGACTGGCACCAAGGAGACATCTGTCAGTAGGCCACATACAGGCAAAAACCAACTGGACTGCACTAAACTGACTGAGACGAGAGAACCTGGAAGAGTTATCCAGCAAAACACAAATagggaggatttttttttgcaatacaaAAAGAACTTTGTCCGAGTCTCCCATGGCAGCTTTCCCAGCTCTGCAGTAGCTGTTGTTAACTCAAAGTGCAATAGCAGTACTGATGTAACCACTTCTGCCTCTGCTGCTTCCACATACAATGCGCTAAGTCGAGGCACAACTGAACTGCCATATTCCACCCCAGCTGCTCAGGGCAGCTGTAACATTAACAGACTAGATGGCCCTGTACCCAAGTGCAGGACTCCAACCGGCCCTGAGCTGCAGGAGTGCAATGCCAGGACATCCTCCCCCAGTGGCCAGCTGCTGCAGCCTGGTTTGTCCCCAGCTCCACAGCCCTACTCTGGGAACTTCATCCACCTGAAGAAGCACAAGGCCGCCTTGGCTGCTGCCCAGTCCCGTGGATCAAGCAGTGCCTCAGAGAGCGAAGGCAGCAGTCGATCCTCTCAGGAATCACCCACCATCATCAACCAGGACCGTGCCTCACCTGGCAACCCAGCCAGCAAAGCCTGCCCCTTACCCAATGGCCAGTCATCACAGATGAACCAGCCCAACTACCACAAGCTGAAGAAAGCTTGGCTCACTCGGCACTCAGAGGAAGATCGTAACACAAACAAGGTGGAGAAGATGCCCGATGCCGTCTCTGAGATCATTAAGCCGTGCACAGTGAACCTAGTAGCATCCACCTCCAGTGATGCAGAGATAGGCAAAGATGGCAAATGCCTAGAGGATAAAATGAGCCTGGAGGAAAGGAAACCGCGGCGAGGTCCCTCCAAGCGGCCACATGACTCCGGCTCGGACAGTGGTGATGACTCAGATGGCAGTGACAGCAAGCAGGAGCAGAGAGCAAAGAGGCAGCCTAAGCCCACCtacaagaaaaaacagaatgaCATGCAAAAGAAGAAAGGGGAGAATGAAAAGGATGAGGATGATATCAAGCCCAATGGCATTTTCAGAAGTGCCAAGGAGAAAACCAAACTTAAACTGGCCAGCAGCA ACGGTATTCCTCGCTCAGTGCTGAAAGACTGGAGGAAAGTGAAGAAGCTGAAGCAAACGGGTGAGTCCTTCCTGCAGGATGATTCATGTTCAGAGATTGGCCCCAACCTGCAGAAGTGCCGCGAGTGCCGCTCTATCCGCACCAAGAAAGGAGAAGAGCCCACCCACTCTCCTGTCTTCTGCCGCTTCTACTATTTCCGCCG CCTTTCATATAGTAAGAACGGAGTTATCCGGATCGATGGCTTCTCATACCCTGACCAGCACGATGAGGAGGCTTTGAGTCTCTGGGCTCCAGATGCATGTGAAGAGAATGATCTGGACCTGGAAACCTCTAAATATATTCTCAGCTACATCGGAGACAAGTTCTGCCAGCTGGTCATGAGTGAGAAGACTGCAGCCACATGGATAAAAAAAGACG CCAAGATAGCCTGGAAACGGGCGGTGAGGGGGGTGCGTGAGAGCTGCGACGCATGCGAGGCCACATTGTTCAACATTCACTGGGTGTGCCAGAAATGTGGATTTGTGGTGTGCTTGGACTGCTACAAGgcaaaggagaagaagaactccAAAg ACAAAGAGCTGTACACCTGGCTGAAGTGTGTCAAGGGACAGCCACATGATCACAAGCACTTGATGCCAACACAGATTATTCCAGGAACAG TCTTGACAGACGTGGTAAATGCCATGCACATGCTCAGGGAGAAGTTTGGCATCAAAGGGCACTGCACCTGTGCCAACAAGCAGAACATCCTCAACAAGCTCCCATCCACTAACGGCGTTTCTCAG GTCCTTCAGAACGTGCTGAATCACAGCAACAAGCTTTCCCTGTGCAAGCCTGAGGCCTGCCAGCACAATTTGGGACAGAAGGTGGAGGCGAATGGGGGCAGCAGCCCAGCAAGTGACACCAGCACTGATAGCAAGCTCACGCCGCCTGAATCTCAGTCACCACTGCACTTTCTGGCCGACTTGGCCGAACAGAAATCCCgggaagagaagaaag AGAACAAGGAGTCAGTTGTAGGGAAGGTGAAGGAAGAGAACAGTGATGCTCTGGAGACTTTGCACTGTAAAGCGTCATCTCTGGTGGCCAACAGCACAGAGCAAGGCTCCACACTGAGGGACCTGCTCACCACCACGGCCGGAAAACTGCGCTTGGGCTCCACCGATGCCGGCATCGCCTTCGCCCCGGTCTACTCCACTGCTTCACAG ACTGGGAAAAGTCGCACTATGCCTAACATCCTGGATGACATCATTGCTTCAGTGGTAGAGAACAAGATACCGGCAGACCGCAGCACCAAGCAGAGCCCAAAGGCTAAACCCCAGGAAGAGGCCAAGACCGAGAAGAAACTAGCCGAGGACATGCCTGAGCAGCACGCAGACATCCCCCACTGCTGGTTGCATGATCGTAGACTGCTCTGGCTCAAAGACCAccgcaacaacaacaactggaAGCTGTTCCGAGAGTGCTGGAAGCAGGGACAG CCTGTGCTTGTCTCAGGGGTTCACAAGAAACTCAACGCCAGCCTGTGGAAGGCTGAAGCTTTCAGCCAGGAGTTCGCTGACCACCAGGGGGATCTGCTGAATTGCAAGGACGGCGTGGTTTCCAACTCAGGCATCAAAGAGTTCTGGGATGGCTTTGATGACCTGACAA AACGGCCCAAATCCAGAGATGGTGAGGCAATTGTGTACAGGCTAAAAGACTGGCCTTCAGGAGAAGAGTTTATGGCTCTAATGCCTTCCAG gtatgATGATCTGATGAAGAACCTCCCTCTGCCTGAATATTCAGACCCCGAGGGGAATTTGAACTTGGCCTCCCATCTCCCCTCGTTCTTTGTGCGACCCGACTTAGGCCCTCGTCTCTGCTGCGCATATG GCGTTGCCTCATCTCAGGAGCAGGACTTTGGTACAGCCAACTTGCACATGGAAGTGTCCGACGTCGTCAGCGTGCTCGTTTACGTTGGAGTGGCCAAAGGGAATGGCGTCCTCTCTAAAACAG GAGTGCTGAAGAGGCTGGAGGAAGAGGATCTAGATGACAATGTGAAGAAGAGATTAAAGGATTCGAGTGAGACTCCTGGAGCCTTATGGCACGTCTATGCGAGCAAAGACTTGGAGAAAGTGAAAGAATTTCTGCACAAG ATCTCTAAAGAGCAGGGTGTGGAGATGCCACCAGAGCACGATCCAATCAGGGAGCCTGGCTGGTACCTGAGCCGCAAGCAGAGGCAGCGTCTGCTGGAGGAGCACAGTATACAGGGCAGCACCATCGTCCAGTTCCTAGGAGACTCAGTCCTGGTCCCTGCTGGAGCCCTGCACCAg GTGCAGAACTTGCACAGCTGCATTCAGGTGATCAATGACTTTGTCTCGCCGGAGCATGTGGTGCACTCCTTTCACTTAACCCAGGAGCTGCGCTCCTCCAAAGAGGAAATCAACTATGAAGATAAGCTACAG gtcaaGAACATCTTTTACCACTGTGTAAAGGATGCTGTGGGAACATTAAAGCGGTGCAGTGCTGAGGctcaggaggaagaggaggcaaGCTCATGA